One window of Anaeromyxobacter diazotrophicus genomic DNA carries:
- a CDS encoding efflux RND transporter periplasmic adaptor subunit: MPVRSKLYLAVALAGVLSVLGGCRGQKAPPPPPAPEVTVAPVARRDLPIYVDAVATLDGFVNAEIRARVRGFLEQQRYPDGAPVKEGQLLFTIERSEYEAAVATARAAVARAESARAHARPLLARKRELAKVDGVSQQELEDAQAQDSDSEAQVQAARAQLRQAELNLSYTQVRSPISGVAGLALVRPGNLVGADGPTLLTTVSQVDLIRVTFPLSEGDYLRAPGRLRQLPARDAAWVRQQLPRLDRGGETVDGDPGVELVLSDGTVYRHRGVVVAVNRQIDPTTGTLQLQALFPNPERLLRPGQYGRVRLRQEGVGQGALVVPEKALSQIQGLYTLAVVGADEKVQLRQVKVGPGAGALRIVLDGVKEGERVVVDGLQAARDGVRVTAREAQTAALTPAAPPVTAAP, from the coding sequence ATGCCCGTCCGCTCCAAGCTGTACCTCGCCGTGGCCCTCGCCGGCGTCCTCTCCGTCCTGGGCGGCTGCCGTGGCCAGAAGGCGCCCCCGCCGCCGCCCGCGCCGGAGGTCACCGTCGCCCCGGTGGCGCGCCGCGACCTGCCCATCTACGTCGACGCGGTGGCGACGCTCGACGGCTTCGTGAACGCCGAGATCCGCGCCCGCGTGCGCGGCTTCCTCGAGCAGCAGCGCTACCCCGACGGCGCCCCGGTGAAGGAGGGCCAGCTCCTCTTCACCATCGAGCGCAGCGAGTACGAGGCGGCGGTCGCCACCGCCCGCGCCGCGGTGGCGCGGGCCGAGAGCGCGCGGGCGCACGCGCGCCCGCTGCTCGCCCGCAAGCGCGAGCTGGCCAAGGTCGACGGGGTCAGCCAGCAGGAGCTGGAGGACGCCCAGGCGCAGGACAGCGACTCCGAGGCGCAGGTGCAGGCGGCGCGCGCGCAGCTGCGCCAGGCCGAGCTCAACCTCTCCTACACCCAGGTCCGCTCGCCCATCTCAGGCGTGGCCGGGCTGGCGCTGGTGCGCCCGGGCAACCTGGTCGGCGCCGACGGGCCGACCCTGCTCACCACCGTCTCGCAGGTGGACCTCATCCGCGTCACCTTCCCGCTCTCCGAGGGCGACTACCTGCGCGCGCCCGGCCGTCTCCGCCAGCTCCCCGCCCGCGACGCGGCCTGGGTCCGCCAGCAGCTCCCGCGGCTCGACCGCGGCGGCGAGACCGTCGACGGCGACCCGGGCGTGGAGCTGGTCCTCTCCGACGGCACCGTCTACCGGCACCGCGGCGTGGTGGTGGCGGTGAACCGCCAGATCGACCCCACCACCGGCACGCTCCAGCTGCAGGCGCTCTTCCCGAACCCCGAGCGGCTGCTCCGGCCGGGCCAGTACGGGCGGGTGCGGCTGCGTCAGGAGGGCGTCGGCCAGGGCGCGCTGGTGGTCCCCGAGAAGGCGCTCTCGCAGATCCAGGGCCTCTACACGCTGGCGGTGGTCGGCGCGGACGAGAAGGTCCAGCTCCGGCAGGTCAAGGTCGGCCCGGGCGCGGGCGCGCTGCGCATCGTGCTCGACGGCGTGAAGGAGGGCGAGCGGGTGGTGGTGGACGGCCTGCAGGCGGCCCGCGACGGCGTCCGCGTCACCGCGCGCGAGGCGCAGACCGCCGCGCTCACCCCGGCCGCGCCCCCCGTCACCGCGGCGCCCTGA
- a CDS encoding efflux RND transporter permease subunit, with protein MSSFFIRRPIVAIVIAIATVLVGAISMLGLPISQFPQILPPQVNLSAVYTGADALTVEQSVATPIEQQMNGVDQMLYIKSTNANDGTMQQQVTFDVGTNIDIDNVLVQNRFSQAQPFLPQDVKNYGVTIKKSLNFPLMVVALYSPDGRYDAKFLGNYSVINLNDALLRVKGVGDIRNLGAGDYAMRVWLKPDVLARLGLTVADVQNALRSQNVVNPAGQVGAEPAPPGQQFSFTVRAQGRLDTPEQFGEVVVRQNPDGSAVRVRDVARVELGTATYSMMGALNGKPAAIIAAFQAPGSNALDVAAGIRATMEELKGRFPPGLAYEVSLDTTAPVKAGIHEILITLLEAVLLVVLVVFVFLQSWRATLIPLLTVPVSLIGAFAVFPLLGFSINTLSLFGLVLAIGLVVDDAIVVVEAVEHHIEQGMKPREATQQAMREVQGPVVGIALILAAVFVPVAFMSGITGRLYQQFALTIAISVLISAFNALTLSPALAALLLKPKKAHAGPLGRAGAAFNRWFERVTHRYVAINARLVRKVAIPLVLLAGVAGLSAFVGGRLPTGFVPQEDNGYAVVAMQLPDASSLQRTEEAFKKVEAVLAKTPGVQFYTTIAGYYSLSGASASYFGTAFLGFAPWEERSTPELQAGAILKRVNAELSKIPDARAFAIAPSAIPGLSSSGGLSIMLQDRSGGPVELLAKNVQRYLAEARKRPELQNVVPNFSPSVPQLFAAVDKEKAMKQGVPIADVYAALQAFLGGSYVNDFTRFGRQWKVYVQADSEYRRTPEDLKSFYVRNAGGQMVPLSSFVNVRDTTGPEYTVRFNLFRAAEVIASPAPGYSSGQALKAMEEVAKGLPPEMGYAWYGLSYQEKTAEGGTATVLGLSLVFVFLILAALYESWSLPFSVLLGTPIAVLGAYLGLFSRRFDNNVYAQIGLVMLVGLTAKNAILIVEFAKAELDKGRPLLEAALTGARLRLRPILMTSFAFIFGCLPLWVAEGAGAASRQVMGTVVVAGMLAATLFGVFTIPSLFVFVERLFGGKKHAAAVEELHRPPGEAVNDAVPPRAAGDREP; from the coding sequence ATGTCGAGCTTCTTCATCCGCAGGCCCATCGTCGCCATCGTCATCGCGATCGCCACCGTGCTGGTGGGCGCCATCTCGATGCTCGGGCTGCCGATCTCGCAGTTCCCGCAGATCCTCCCGCCGCAGGTGAACCTCTCCGCCGTCTACACCGGCGCGGACGCGCTCACCGTGGAGCAGTCGGTCGCGACGCCCATCGAGCAGCAGATGAACGGCGTGGACCAGATGCTCTACATCAAGTCCACCAATGCCAACGACGGGACGATGCAGCAGCAGGTGACGTTCGACGTCGGCACCAACATCGACATCGACAACGTCCTCGTCCAGAACCGCTTCTCGCAGGCGCAGCCGTTCCTGCCGCAGGACGTGAAGAACTACGGCGTCACCATCAAGAAGTCGCTCAACTTCCCGCTCATGGTGGTGGCGCTCTACTCGCCCGACGGGCGGTACGACGCCAAGTTCCTCGGCAACTACTCGGTCATCAACCTGAACGACGCCCTCCTCCGCGTGAAGGGCGTGGGCGACATCCGGAACCTCGGCGCCGGCGACTACGCCATGCGCGTGTGGCTCAAGCCCGACGTCCTGGCGCGGCTCGGCCTGACCGTGGCCGACGTGCAGAACGCGCTCCGGTCGCAGAACGTGGTGAACCCGGCCGGCCAGGTGGGCGCGGAGCCGGCGCCGCCGGGGCAGCAGTTCTCCTTCACGGTGCGCGCCCAGGGGCGCCTCGACACCCCGGAGCAGTTCGGCGAGGTGGTCGTCCGCCAGAACCCGGACGGCTCGGCCGTGCGCGTCCGCGACGTGGCGCGGGTGGAGCTCGGGACCGCCACCTACTCCATGATGGGCGCGCTCAACGGGAAGCCGGCCGCCATCATCGCCGCCTTCCAGGCGCCGGGCTCGAACGCCCTCGACGTGGCGGCCGGCATCCGCGCCACCATGGAGGAGCTCAAGGGGCGCTTCCCGCCGGGCCTGGCCTACGAGGTCTCGCTCGACACCACCGCCCCGGTGAAGGCCGGCATCCACGAGATCCTGATCACGCTCCTCGAGGCGGTGCTGCTGGTGGTGCTGGTGGTGTTCGTCTTCCTGCAGAGCTGGCGCGCCACCCTCATCCCGCTCCTCACCGTCCCGGTCTCGCTCATCGGCGCGTTCGCCGTGTTCCCGCTGCTCGGGTTCTCCATCAACACCCTCTCGCTCTTCGGCCTGGTGCTCGCCATCGGCCTGGTCGTCGACGACGCCATCGTGGTGGTGGAGGCGGTCGAGCACCACATCGAGCAGGGGATGAAGCCGCGCGAGGCGACGCAGCAGGCCATGCGCGAGGTGCAGGGCCCGGTCGTCGGCATCGCGCTCATCCTGGCGGCGGTGTTCGTCCCGGTCGCCTTCATGAGCGGCATCACCGGTCGGCTCTACCAGCAGTTCGCGCTCACCATCGCCATCTCGGTCCTCATCTCGGCGTTCAACGCGCTGACGCTGAGCCCGGCCCTGGCGGCGCTGCTGCTCAAGCCGAAGAAGGCGCACGCCGGGCCGCTCGGCCGGGCGGGGGCCGCCTTCAACCGCTGGTTCGAGCGGGTCACGCACCGCTACGTGGCCATCAACGCCCGCCTGGTCCGCAAGGTGGCGATCCCGCTCGTGCTGCTCGCCGGCGTGGCGGGGCTCTCCGCCTTCGTCGGCGGGCGGCTGCCGACCGGCTTCGTCCCGCAGGAGGACAACGGCTACGCGGTCGTCGCGATGCAGCTCCCCGACGCCTCCTCGCTGCAGCGCACGGAGGAGGCGTTCAAGAAGGTCGAGGCGGTGCTGGCGAAGACGCCCGGGGTGCAGTTCTACACCACCATCGCCGGCTACTACTCGCTGTCCGGGGCGAGCGCGAGCTACTTCGGGACGGCCTTCCTCGGCTTCGCGCCCTGGGAGGAGCGCTCCACCCCCGAGCTCCAGGCGGGCGCCATCCTGAAGCGCGTCAACGCCGAGCTGTCGAAGATCCCGGACGCGCGCGCCTTCGCCATCGCGCCGTCCGCCATCCCCGGCCTCAGCTCGTCGGGCGGCCTCAGCATCATGCTGCAGGACCGCAGCGGCGGGCCGGTGGAGCTGCTCGCGAAGAACGTGCAGCGGTACCTGGCCGAGGCGCGCAAGCGCCCCGAGCTGCAGAACGTCGTCCCGAACTTCTCCCCGTCGGTGCCGCAGCTCTTCGCCGCGGTCGACAAGGAGAAGGCCATGAAGCAGGGGGTGCCCATCGCCGACGTCTACGCGGCGCTGCAGGCGTTCCTGGGCGGCTCGTACGTGAACGACTTCACCCGCTTCGGGCGGCAGTGGAAGGTGTACGTCCAGGCGGACTCCGAGTACCGGCGCACGCCCGAGGACCTCAAGTCCTTCTACGTGCGGAACGCCGGCGGCCAGATGGTCCCGCTCTCCTCCTTCGTGAACGTCCGCGACACGACCGGGCCGGAGTACACCGTCCGCTTCAACCTGTTCCGCGCCGCCGAGGTGATCGCCTCGCCCGCGCCCGGCTACAGCTCGGGCCAGGCGCTCAAGGCGATGGAGGAGGTGGCGAAGGGGCTGCCGCCGGAGATGGGGTACGCCTGGTACGGGCTCTCCTACCAGGAGAAGACCGCCGAGGGCGGCACCGCCACCGTGCTCGGGCTCTCGCTGGTGTTCGTCTTCCTCATCCTGGCCGCGCTCTACGAGAGCTGGTCGCTGCCGTTCAGCGTGCTGCTCGGCACGCCGATCGCGGTGCTGGGCGCCTACCTCGGCCTCTTCTCCCGGCGCTTCGACAACAACGTCTACGCGCAGATCGGCCTCGTCATGCTGGTCGGGCTCACCGCCAAGAACGCCATCCTGATCGTCGAGTTCGCCAAGGCCGAGCTCGACAAGGGGCGGCCCCTCCTCGAGGCGGCGCTCACCGGGGCGCGCCTCAGGCTCCGGCCCATCCTGATGACCTCCTTCGCCTTCATCTTCGGCTGCCTCCCGCTGTGGGTGGCCGAGGGCGCCGGCGCCGCCTCGCGGCAGGTGATGGGGACGGTGGTGGTGGCGGGCATGCTGGCGGCGACGCTGTTCGGCGTCTTCACCATCCCGTCGCTGTTCGTCTTCGTGGAGCGGCTGTTCGGGGGGAAGAAGCACGCCGCGGCCGTGGAGGAGCTCCACCGGCCGCCCGGCGAGGCGGTCAACGACGCCGTGCCGCCGCGCGCCGCCGGGGATCGCGAGCCGTGA
- a CDS encoding universal stress protein, producing MSEAPADPRVFRRILVATDFSPASAPAFERALGLARAMGARLDVLHAYQERALAELGYAPVGSFDAWDREVRAQAAARLEPLVARARAAGVEAEPLLVTGFPDEAIVEAARQRRADLVVVGTHGRRGAARVMLGSVAARVVANAGCPVLTERG from the coding sequence GTGAGCGAGGCCCCGGCCGACCCGCGGGTCTTCCGCCGCATCCTCGTCGCCACCGACTTCTCTCCGGCCTCGGCGCCCGCCTTCGAGCGGGCGCTGGGGCTGGCGCGGGCGATGGGGGCGCGCCTCGACGTGCTGCACGCTTACCAGGAGCGGGCCCTGGCGGAGCTCGGCTACGCGCCGGTAGGGAGCTTCGACGCCTGGGATCGCGAGGTGCGCGCGCAGGCGGCGGCCCGGCTCGAGCCGCTGGTGGCGCGGGCGCGCGCGGCCGGGGTCGAGGCCGAGCCGCTCCTCGTGACCGGCTTCCCCGACGAGGCCATCGTCGAGGCGGCGCGGCAGCGCCGGGCCGACCTCGTCGTGGTCGGGACGCACGGCCGGCGCGGCGCCGCCCGCGTCATGCTGGGGAGCGTGGCGGCCCGGGTGGTGGCGAACGCCGGCTGCCCGGTGCTCACCGAGCGCGGCTGA
- a CDS encoding ketoacyl-ACP synthase III, with product MTHAAITGWGKCLPPAVLTNADLATFLDTTDEWIVSRTGIRERRVSHVPLGDLAAVAGARALACAGLPAAELDLVVLGSTLPDQLAPNTASGVARQLGAANAGCMDLNTACTSFLYGLSTATALLRTGVARTALVIGAEVPTAFLDWEDRNTAVLFGDGCGAVVLQASPREEGVLAERLGCYADARDTLDIRGVGGRFANRGLPLGYTRWAFDGQEIFRRAVVGMAQASGEALARCGLGAGDVDLCVPHQANRRIIDAVAKRAGLPAERVFVNVDRYGNMSAATVPVALVEALEQGRVAPGATLLLPAFGAGLTWCAHVVRWGDRTAPLETSGAELPPCDRSALELVEELRARRARYHGAARPFIEEAAPLLAPRA from the coding sequence ATGACGCATGCCGCCATCACCGGCTGGGGGAAGTGCCTTCCCCCCGCCGTCCTCACCAACGCCGACCTCGCCACCTTCCTCGACACCACCGACGAGTGGATCGTGAGCCGGACCGGCATCCGCGAGCGGCGCGTCTCGCACGTGCCGCTCGGCGACCTGGCCGCGGTGGCGGGCGCGCGCGCGCTCGCCTGCGCCGGGCTCCCGGCGGCCGAGCTCGACCTGGTGGTGCTCGGCAGCACGCTGCCCGACCAGCTGGCGCCGAACACCGCCTCGGGCGTGGCGCGGCAGCTCGGCGCGGCGAACGCCGGCTGCATGGACCTCAACACCGCCTGCACGAGCTTCCTCTACGGCCTGTCCACCGCCACCGCGCTCCTCCGCACCGGCGTGGCGCGCACCGCGCTCGTCATCGGGGCCGAGGTGCCGACGGCGTTCCTCGACTGGGAGGACCGCAACACCGCCGTGCTGTTCGGCGACGGCTGCGGGGCGGTGGTGCTGCAGGCGAGCCCGCGCGAGGAGGGGGTGCTGGCGGAGCGGCTCGGCTGCTACGCGGACGCCCGCGACACCCTCGACATCCGCGGGGTCGGCGGCCGCTTCGCCAACCGCGGCCTGCCGCTCGGGTACACCCGCTGGGCGTTCGACGGCCAGGAGATCTTCCGGCGGGCGGTGGTGGGCATGGCGCAGGCGAGCGGCGAGGCGCTGGCGCGCTGCGGCCTCGGCGCCGGCGACGTGGACCTGTGCGTGCCGCACCAGGCGAACCGGCGCATCATCGACGCGGTGGCGAAGCGGGCCGGGCTCCCCGCCGAGCGGGTCTTCGTGAACGTGGACCGCTACGGCAACATGTCGGCCGCGACCGTCCCGGTGGCGCTGGTCGAGGCGCTGGAGCAGGGGCGCGTCGCGCCGGGCGCCACGCTGCTCCTGCCCGCCTTCGGCGCCGGGCTCACCTGGTGCGCCCACGTCGTGCGCTGGGGCGACCGCACGGCGCCGCTCGAGACCTCGGGCGCGGAGCTGCCCCCCTGCGACCGCAGCGCGCTCGAGCTGGTGGAGGAGCTCCGGGCGCGCCGGGCGCGCTACCACGGGGCGGCGCGGCCCTTCATCGAGGAGGCGGCGCCGCTCCTCGCGCCGCGCGCCTGA
- the dacB gene encoding D-alanyl-D-alanine carboxypeptidase/D-alanyl-D-alanine endopeptidase, which produces MTTPLSLRAATAALALALAPLPVHPAPAEPEHAAAPADRKRALDQAIDEIVARTPLRAARASIVVASLDSGEVLYARDPDALLNPASNVKLFTSAAALARLGPEYRFDTEVYADGAPSGGAVKALWVKGKGDPTFVTERLWALAGDIAHRGVKVVRGDLLVDDAFFDGQREGPGYDQERGDRSYLAPVGALSLNFNVVAIHVAPGARAGDRGRVELEPASDYLEVENRTRTVRSNGRRRVTPSSVRLPSGRQRIVVDARLPAGSRDQVFYRKIDDPPLYFGHTLKRLLELRGVRVTGQVRRAPVPPSARLLLVAQSEALGEVVRKLDKTSNNFVAEQLLKTLGAEKKGLPGTWPKGVEAVEDFLAEAGLPRGSYVMKNGSGLNDSNRFSARQTVTLLREVWRRFPIMADFLAALPVAGKDGTTRWRMESTDGRLRAKTGTLENVTSLSGFVETAARERLVFSILVNDFPGRAHLTIRAIDAVGSALAAAGGQPADLGAAVASATPRSAAPRDEAAADVKAHLATYYQLGRSGDPRNVAFLRTALETEGDPALRVAAAEAVYLSEPDSESGRRAFLDGVAAEGAASFERLRALGAELESPAPVLGSLADLAAEGEKEALARLVELTPAAAADPALSDRMGELWEDVARNAPDEVVRALQAAPDPAAGASLAAIARGVARAQEAQHPLPDAIRRAQADPDPAVAAYARALGPRLDEQLAAARAVLQAGPAPVMGPAAKPGTPAPPPAPAPGRDDG; this is translated from the coding sequence ATGACCACCCCGCTCTCTCTCCGCGCCGCCACGGCGGCGCTCGCCCTCGCGCTCGCGCCCCTGCCGGTCCACCCCGCCCCGGCCGAGCCGGAGCACGCCGCCGCCCCCGCCGATCGCAAGCGCGCGCTCGACCAGGCCATCGACGAGATCGTCGCCCGCACCCCGCTGCGCGCCGCCCGCGCCAGCATCGTGGTCGCCTCGCTCGACTCGGGCGAGGTGCTCTACGCGCGCGACCCGGACGCGCTGCTCAACCCCGCCTCGAACGTGAAGCTCTTCACGAGCGCGGCCGCGCTGGCGCGCCTCGGCCCCGAGTACCGCTTCGACACCGAGGTCTACGCCGACGGCGCGCCGTCCGGCGGCGCGGTGAAGGCGCTGTGGGTGAAGGGCAAGGGCGACCCGACCTTCGTGACCGAGCGGCTGTGGGCGCTCGCCGGCGACATCGCCCACCGCGGCGTGAAGGTGGTGCGGGGCGACCTCCTCGTCGACGACGCCTTCTTCGACGGGCAGCGCGAGGGGCCGGGCTACGACCAGGAGCGGGGCGACCGCTCCTACCTGGCGCCGGTGGGCGCGCTCTCGCTCAACTTCAACGTGGTCGCGATCCACGTCGCGCCGGGCGCGCGCGCGGGCGACCGCGGCCGGGTCGAGCTGGAGCCGGCCAGCGACTACCTCGAGGTCGAGAACCGCACGCGGACGGTGCGCTCGAACGGCCGGCGGCGGGTGACGCCGTCCTCGGTGCGCCTCCCCAGCGGGCGCCAGCGCATCGTCGTGGACGCTCGGCTGCCGGCCGGAAGCCGCGACCAGGTCTTCTACCGGAAGATCGACGACCCGCCGCTCTACTTCGGCCACACCCTCAAGCGGCTGCTCGAGCTGCGAGGGGTGCGGGTGACCGGCCAGGTGCGGCGCGCGCCCGTGCCCCCCTCGGCGCGGCTGCTCCTGGTGGCGCAGTCGGAGGCGCTCGGCGAGGTGGTCCGCAAGCTCGACAAGACCTCCAACAACTTCGTGGCGGAGCAGCTCCTCAAGACGCTGGGCGCGGAGAAGAAGGGCCTCCCCGGCACCTGGCCCAAGGGCGTCGAGGCGGTCGAGGACTTCCTGGCCGAAGCCGGCCTGCCGCGCGGCAGCTACGTCATGAAGAACGGCTCGGGCCTCAACGACTCGAACCGCTTCAGCGCGCGCCAGACGGTGACGCTGCTGCGCGAGGTGTGGCGGCGCTTCCCCATCATGGCCGACTTCCTGGCGGCGCTGCCGGTGGCCGGCAAGGACGGCACCACCCGCTGGCGCATGGAGTCGACCGACGGCCGGCTGCGGGCCAAGACCGGCACGCTCGAGAACGTGACCAGCCTCTCCGGCTTCGTCGAGACGGCTGCGCGCGAGCGGCTCGTCTTCTCGATCCTGGTGAACGACTTCCCCGGCCGCGCCCACCTGACCATCCGCGCCATCGACGCGGTGGGGAGCGCGCTCGCCGCCGCCGGCGGCCAGCCCGCCGACCTCGGCGCCGCGGTCGCCTCGGCCACCCCGCGCAGCGCGGCCCCGCGCGACGAGGCCGCCGCCGACGTGAAGGCGCACCTCGCCACCTACTACCAGCTCGGCCGCTCCGGCGACCCGCGCAACGTCGCCTTCCTGCGCACCGCCCTCGAGACCGAGGGCGACCCGGCGCTGCGCGTCGCAGCCGCCGAGGCGGTCTACCTCTCCGAGCCGGACTCCGAGTCGGGCCGGCGCGCCTTCCTCGACGGCGTGGCCGCCGAGGGCGCCGCCAGCTTCGAGCGCCTGCGCGCGCTCGGCGCCGAGCTCGAGTCGCCGGCGCCGGTGCTGGGCTCCCTGGCGGACCTGGCGGCGGAGGGCGAGAAGGAGGCGCTGGCGCGGCTGGTCGAGCTCACGCCCGCGGCCGCCGCCGACCCGGCGCTCTCGGACCGCATGGGCGAGCTGTGGGAGGACGTGGCCCGCAACGCGCCGGACGAGGTGGTGCGCGCGCTCCAGGCCGCGCCCGACCCCGCCGCCGGCGCCTCGCTCGCCGCCATCGCCCGCGGCGTCGCGCGCGCGCAGGAGGCGCAGCACCCCCTGCCGGACGCGATCCGGCGGGCGCAGGCGGATCCCGACCCCGCGGTGGCCGCCTACGCGCGGGCGCTCGGCCCCCGCCTCGACGAGCAGCTCGCCGCGGCGCGCGCCGTGCTCCAGGCCGGCCCGGCCCCGGTCATGGGGCCGGCGGCGAAGCCCGGCACCCCGGCGCCGCCGCCGGCGCCGGCGCCGGGGCGAGACGACGGGTAG
- a CDS encoding Fur family transcriptional regulator, giving the protein MSLSLDKNGAAPADASGQEPLLAAALGRFEGLLAARGLRLTAARRAIVEAVLRRAGHFTVEALVADLRSRGLAASKATVYRALPLLTEAGILASAVLTADERTYERAVGREHHDHLVCQGCGKVVEFEYEAIEVLQRELAARYGFTLEGHLHQLFGRCADCRKGDTK; this is encoded by the coding sequence ATGAGTCTCAGTCTCGATAAGAACGGCGCCGCTCCGGCCGACGCGAGCGGACAGGAGCCGCTGCTCGCGGCGGCGCTCGGCCGCTTCGAGGGCCTGCTGGCCGCCCGCGGCCTCCGGCTCACCGCCGCGCGCCGGGCCATCGTCGAGGCCGTCCTGCGCCGCGCCGGGCATTTCACCGTCGAGGCGCTGGTGGCCGACCTGCGGTCGCGCGGGCTCGCCGCGTCGAAGGCGACCGTCTACCGGGCGCTGCCGCTGCTGACGGAGGCCGGCATCCTGGCCTCGGCCGTGCTCACCGCCGACGAGCGGACCTACGAGCGGGCGGTGGGGCGCGAGCACCACGACCACCTCGTGTGCCAGGGCTGCGGCAAGGTGGTGGAGTTCGAGTACGAGGCGATCGAGGTGCTCCAGCGCGAGCTGGCCGCTCGATACGGGTTCACCCTCGAGGGGCATCTGCATCAGCTGTTCGGCCGCTGCGCCGATTGCCGGAAGGGCGACACGAAATGA